In Dermacentor variabilis isolate Ectoservices chromosome 7, ASM5094787v1, whole genome shotgun sequence, a genomic segment contains:
- the LOC142587527 gene encoding 5-hydroxytryptamine receptor 1-like — translation MPPALHLELTGHRWDLGPTACDAWVSVDVASCTASILNLCMISVDRYLAITRPLTYGVRRTARRAWACIGAVWLLAGLISVPPLLVLGNEHGTPDMPTCLVCQHLAYQLYATLGAFYIPLVVMLAMYWRIHRAAKKVVEAEHRARPGPRTRSLRVAVRERKASITLGIILTAFTACWLPFFAIALVRPLGGQPLPDWAHSFALWLGYANSALNPVIYVTFHHDFRRAFRDLLCLRCDGREGGSSAVEIGSGNGEGGKLLGIKNKSNRTWT, via the coding sequence ATGCCTCCCGCCCTGCACCTCGAGCTCACCGGTCACCGCTGGGACCTCGGTCCGACGGCCTGCGACGCGTGGGTGTCCGTGGACGTTGCCTCCTGCACCGCCTCCATCCTAAACCTGTGCATGATCTCCGTGGACCGCTACCTGGCCATCACGCGACCCTTGACCTACGGCGTCCGCCGCACGGCGCGCAGGGCCTGGGCCTGCATCGGCGCCGTCTGGCTTCTCGCCGGGCTCATCAGCGTGCCACCCCTTCTGGTACTCGGCAACGAGCACGGCACTCCCGATATGCCGACCTGCCTCGTCTGCCAGCACCTGGCCTACCAGCTGTACGCCACGCTCGGAGCTTTTTACATACCCTTGGTGGTCATGCTCGCCATGTACTGGAGGATCCACCGAGCCGCCAAGAAGGTCGTCGAAGCCGAGCACAGGGCGAGGCCAGGACCCCGTACGAGGAGCCTGAGggtcgccgtgagggagcgcaaGGCTTCCATAACTCTGGGAATCATCCTGACTGCCTTCACAGCCTGCTGGCTTCCTTTCTTCGCCATCGCTCTGGTGCGACCGTTGGGAGGCCAGCCTCTGCCGGATTGGGCGCACAGCTTCGCGCTCTGGTTGGGCTACGCCAACTCGGCGCTGAATCCGGTCATCTACGTCACGTTCCACCACGACTTTCGGCGGGCGTTCCGGGATTTGCTTTGCCTGCGATGCGATGGGCGGGAAGGCGGAAGCAGCGCAGTTGAGATTGGAAGCGGAAACGGGGAAGGAGGAAAACTCCTAGGCATAAAGAACAAAAGTAATCGAACCTGGACCTGA